In Phaseolus vulgaris cultivar G19833 chromosome 7, P. vulgaris v2.0, whole genome shotgun sequence, the genomic stretch TATTTTAAGATAAACACATGtaagattttaaaatgaatagAAATCAACCATTTATATAAAATGGTGtggttataattatttattttttaaattttcacacAAATTGCATAAagattatgttatatttttacaAAGATCTATTATCATTATCtatgattataaaaaagataacatataattttgattaagaTATCCTAAAATTTTCACATGGAAAGTGCACTTTTCATAACCACCAAATCCTGATTAAATCATTATTCTTCTTTTGACATTATGAAGCATTGTGGTATAGGGAAATTCAGCATCATATCATGTAAATACTTTAAACCAACCATTGAATAATCACTGTAAAGTATAGTATAAAAAGTTGAGGCACCACCTAAAGCATGTAAAAAAAAGCCAAAATAAATTATAGGTCCAAGTAGTGCCTTTTTATTGGAATCAAATCAACATTTCATATTCTATATGGTAATGGaaactatattattttttcaaagaagaaaaagaaaaagaattgttCCCATAGAAAACACACTTAGGTTTTTACTCTTTTCCTCGTCAATGAAGATTAGTCATCCATATCAATAACATAGTTACCAAAAAATGTGGAATTTTGAGTGCTGGTGTGAAGTAAAGAATTGGGCAATTTACAGTGGACATCAATAGTATTCATGTCATTGCCATCATAGTTTTACTTGAAATCCTATTTGAGCACATTATACcaagtaaaaaagaagaaaaaaaaatcaaagcaaTGACACTATTTACATGTCAATAACTTTGAGAATGTTGTGAAATGATCCAAAGTGCCACAAATAGAAGCAACACTATGCAGCAGGAGGCCTAAGCTCATGATCTTGGGATGTATCTCTGGCAGATTGAGGAAGATATTGCCACATTGGGATGTAGCCATAATTTGGATAAACAGCCATCTTGTTCACTCCTGCTTGATATGCAGCAGCAGCAGCTACAGGGGGTGCCATAAACCCTGCTGGTGCCACGGGCATGGATTTCAACTGCTTCTCAATCCTCTCCTTATCTGCTTTCAGAACAAGTTTCTCTTCACGAAGTTCGTTTTTCTCGGCCTGCAGAAACAAAAAGATTGTGTAACTTTGACTTGAACACTAATGCAATGTTGAATCATGTAATTGTGTACTACACCAGACATTTCATTACTACAACAAAAACAAAGTTTTGTCTCACTAGACTCACTAGATGACTCGGCTACGCAGATCACACACACACAATGTCATGCAACTAAAACTGAAAAATTGTTCAAGTATGAACTCTTGTACCACACTTGACATGTCAATACGGCAACAAAGTCTTATCTCACTAGATGAGGTCAGCTACACAGATCATACAATGCCATGTAACTTCAGACTAAAATTGTTCAAGTATGAATTCGTGTACACAAAGCAATAGCTTGAAGAACAAATTTCTAAGTCACGTTTGTTTTCTATTATGCATAGTCAATTAGTCATATATCAATATAACAACCCTCAATCAAACTCCAATCAATCACCTATTATCATTCCCCTATTAATCATCCTTGATTTTAGGGGTCCACACTTTATAATTCATCAGACTTTATAAAATTTCTAATAAACTACTGGCAGAATTTTGAAACAGATTATTATGAAGTGGAATTTAAGCTTAATTCAATcgcataaaaccgactcatgagGTGAGATTTGTGGTATCAGAGCTTATGAgtcagttttatgaggttgagtgtAATACAAATACTATTGAACTCATAAGGTGTTTTTCTTCAATGAATCAAAAAAAGAATTTGAATCTATACATGAAAATACATCTAAATATCAGAGATTATAAAACATAACTAAAAGGCAGAAGTATCACAGTccctaatttattattttcaaacttGAATTAGCATGCTAGTCATGCATAAAAATGGAAGAATATGCAAGTATTGATAGGCAGTAACAACAGAAGAGGCATAAATAACAGGAAGAAGGTCTAATTGAATGCAAActacaaaagaaacaaataaatacaatacaaaaaattaaatcagAAATAAATAATTCCATCAACATAGGATGCCGTGCCATTACAAAAAACTGTGTTGAAATAATTGATAAACCATGTTAATGAGAgagttgaatttaaaataaaataatagtctAAGACAAAACAGTAAAATGGACAAGCATCCAAAagcaacacaacataaaattaCCACTTTTGCTCTAAGGATAAAAAATAACCACTACATGAACATTACGATTCCCAATTTTTCTTAAGGAACATAATCAGAGAGGTAAATCCAAGAGTGAAGTATAACATTTCAAAGAAAACTAATCCAAAATGCAGAAAGTAAGAGAAATGAAATATTCAACTCACAACAGTATATCTCTGAAACAATACTGACctttaaacattttatttcctctaataatttttcattttttgttttcagtTCCTCAGCTTCAGTTTTAAGTTGGCTCAAGACTCTGATAGCATCATCAAGTATAGATGGTTTATCTGTTCTCAAAGGTCTCCCAGGTTCCAAAACAGAGCTCAGGTCACAGAACCTGCAAAAATCACAACCAAATTCTTCCTTTTTATCATTAGAAGAAGCAGAAAAACACAATACAAAGCAGGAAGAGTTTATTGTTACATCAGTATCTAACACACCTGGTTATCTTAAGTATCTAGAAACTAAGATCATTTTTCCCATAACAATTGACAATTAATGCAAGTTAGTACTGCCTTGTGCTCAGAGAAGTCATATGCCTAACAATAATCTTGGAATTGGATGAAAGGTGTAAATTTCACACATTCAGTGTACGATGAAACACAACCTAAATGTGTGAAGAAACCAGAAATTAATGGAAGTAGTATACATTAACAGCTACAGAAAAAGCTAAAATTTCAGCCAGTACTCTGACGTGACATCAACCAtaaattcaatatataaaaGCATGCATGCCTTTCATTGAGTCTCTCCCTTCGCAATTTCTCACGGCATGCTTTTGAACCCGCCTTACAGCACGAATCAGTACGCACCCTACAAATGATTTGCAACAAATTGATCACAAAAAAACATGATTCAAAAGACAACATAACTACCCTTATGAAAACACAAAAAGAAAGGCAACTCAACCAATCTGTTAGGCATAAGCTTGAGAATTAACGGGTGTCTGAGACTACATCAGATACATGAACTATAATCATGCATGATTCaaaattcacattttttttgtgAACGAATGAAATTACTGATATTCTAACCAATAGAGAGTGTACAGAGACAAAATAATGTTTTCATCAACTTTTCAGAACAGTAATTGCAGCACATTCTCAGATAGTACATCACTTCAAAAGCAACAGACAGGATACCTTTTCTTGATGTTCTCTTCACAAGCAGCAGCATCATCTGGAATGTCAATTTCAGTGCTCAAACTTGCAAACACAGGAAAAAAGAAAACGTATCAGCCATCTGCCACACAAAATATTAAGCAAAGACAACAACCATCATCTCTTGTCCTACCATGTAATTAGGCTACAAGAATCAACAGACACCAAGTTTGCCACACAACATTAAACAAAGACAATATTCATCATCTCTACTGTGATTTCGCTAGATGCATCAATAGACACCACTAGTTCTATACACAAACAAAAAACTAACTTTTCAGTATCTTATATTTCCCAGTACAAAAGCaacaacaaaattcaaaataatttattaaaaaatgaacttGAACCACCCCAGAAAGAACAACCAATCCTATTGATTACCATACATTTGggcaataagaaaaaaaaaacacaaaaatgaaAGACCTTTGTTTTCCCTCTAACAAACAGAACAACAACAATTAACACCGGGAGCTAATAAAGCATTCGAATCAAATTCCATAACAGGGTACATCAGAAAATACGAATCCAACCATGCAACACCAAATTCcgcaaaaaaaaacaataatctTTCATCATACACCACCAAatcaacattttaaaaaaagtttaaaaaaatgaacTTGAGCTACTACAACAATAGAACGAACAATTAATCAATGATACAGATTAACATATCAAAAGGGTAATCTTAATCCTCACCAAATCACAACATTAATACCATCAAGATCAACAATGAACCCCAAAAAGAAGAAACATGCAAtcatgaaagaaagaagaaagaaacctGTGATTGGGCCAAAGGAAATCAGAAGGCGCTTGATCGATGAAAGAGTAATCGAGAAAATCCCAACAGCTGGTGTCATCTAAGGAATCCATTTGCCGTTTCCACTTCTTTTAACCAAACCGCCCTCTCTATCTTCTCTTCACAACAAAAGCCTTCAAAATATTCCCTAAATAATAAGAACACTAT encodes the following:
- the LOC137827491 gene encoding transcription factor bHLH104-like → MDSLDDTSCWDFLDYSFIDQAPSDFLWPNHSLSTEIDIPDDAAACEENIKKRVRTDSCCKAGSKACREKLRRERLNERFCDLSSVLEPGRPLRTDKPSILDDAIRVLSQLKTEAEELKTKNEKLLEEIKCLKAEKNELREEKLVLKADKERIEKQLKSMPVAPAGFMAPPVAAAAAYQAGVNKMAVYPNYGYIPMWQYLPQSARDTSQDHELRPPAA